The Solibacillus sp. FSL R7-0682 genome includes a window with the following:
- the ilvC gene encoding ketol-acid reductoisomerase, with amino-acid sequence MSKMYYENEINEQALKGKKIAIIGYGSQGHAHALNLKESGFDVVVGIRPGKSYDAAKEDGLDVKTVAEAAAEADVIQILLPDERQKAVYEAEIAPHLTAGKALMFAHGFNVHFGQIQPPADVDVFLVAPKGPGHLVRRQFTEGAGVPGLFAIHQDATGEARDLALAYGKGIGSARGGLLETTFAEETVTDLFGEQAVLCGGTTELVKAGFETLVEAGYQPELAYFETLHELKLIVDLMFEGGMATMRYSISDTAEWGDYVSGPRIIDASVKARMKDVLTDIQDGTFAKRWIEENETGRPEYTKFKEAGANHQIEEVGAKLRAMMPFINQGKQKVTVK; translated from the coding sequence ATGTCAAAAATGTATTATGAAAACGAAATTAACGAGCAAGCACTTAAAGGTAAAAAAATCGCAATTATCGGTTATGGTTCTCAGGGCCATGCACACGCACTTAACTTAAAAGAATCAGGATTTGATGTAGTAGTTGGTATCCGTCCTGGTAAATCTTATGATGCAGCAAAAGAAGATGGGTTAGATGTAAAAACGGTTGCCGAAGCAGCTGCTGAAGCCGATGTAATTCAAATCTTACTTCCAGATGAGCGTCAAAAAGCGGTATATGAAGCTGAAATTGCGCCGCATTTAACAGCTGGTAAAGCACTAATGTTTGCTCACGGTTTCAATGTACACTTTGGTCAAATCCAACCACCAGCCGATGTTGACGTATTCTTAGTAGCTCCAAAAGGACCAGGTCACTTAGTACGTCGTCAATTTACTGAAGGAGCAGGTGTACCAGGATTATTCGCAATCCACCAAGATGCTACTGGAGAAGCACGTGACTTAGCACTTGCTTACGGTAAAGGAATTGGTTCGGCACGTGGCGGTTTACTTGAAACAACTTTTGCTGAAGAAACAGTAACAGATCTATTCGGTGAGCAAGCAGTTCTTTGCGGTGGTACAACTGAATTAGTAAAAGCTGGTTTTGAAACATTAGTAGAAGCGGGCTACCAACCAGAGCTTGCATACTTTGAAACATTACATGAACTTAAATTAATCGTTGACTTGATGTTTGAAGGTGGTATGGCAACAATGCGCTACTCAATCTCAGATACTGCTGAGTGGGGAGACTATGTATCAGGACCACGTATTATCGATGCTTCAGTTAAAGCGCGTATGAAAGATGTTTTAACGGATATTCAAGACGGTACTTTTGCGAAACGTTGGATCGAAGAAAATGAAACAGGTCGTCCAGAGTATACGAAGTTCAAAGAAGCTGGTGCAAACCACCAAATCGAAGAAGTTGGTGCAAAATTACGTGCAATGATGCCATTCATCAATCAAGGAAAACAAAAGGTTACAGTGAAATAA
- the ilvN gene encoding acetolactate synthase small subunit, with product MKRVITVTVINQSGVLNRVTGLLMKRQFNIESITVGHTEQPNFSKMTFVVNIQDESKIEQLIKQLSKQIDVLKVNDITEKSIVLRELALVKVVSPPNLRLEMNAIVEPFRPQVVDTSKNVVTYEVVGHPEKIDAFIELIRPYGIKELTRTGATASVREAQKVEGPQLSILK from the coding sequence ATGAAACGTGTAATTACAGTAACAGTAATCAATCAAAGTGGCGTATTAAACCGAGTAACAGGCCTATTGATGAAACGTCAATTCAATATTGAGTCTATTACAGTTGGTCATACAGAGCAGCCGAATTTTTCTAAAATGACATTCGTCGTTAACATTCAAGATGAAAGTAAGATTGAACAATTAATTAAGCAATTATCAAAGCAAATTGATGTATTAAAGGTCAATGATATTACAGAAAAATCGATCGTACTTCGTGAGCTAGCACTTGTTAAAGTAGTGTCACCACCGAATTTACGATTAGAGATGAATGCAATCGTGGAGCCATTTCGTCCACAGGTAGTTGATACATCAAAAAATGTTGTCACATACGAGGTCGTAGGTCACCCAGAAAAAATTGATGCCTTTATCGAGCTTATCCGTCCTTATGGCATAAAAGAATTAACACGAACTGGTGCAACTGCATCTGTTCGAGAAGCACAAAAAGTCGAAGGTCCCCAATTATCGATTTTGAAATAA